The sequence below is a genomic window from Leptospira dzoumogneensis.
GGTAGATGATCGCAGGTCTAAGGTTTGCGAATAGATCGAAATGTTTACGTAAAGGAAGAAGAGCTCCTCTTTCCGGTTGTTTTTCCGGAGGAAGAGATTCCCATTTAGGACCTCCCACTGAACCGAATAGGATCGCATCCGATTCTTCGCAAAGTTTTAATGTTTCCGGAGGGAGTGGGCTGCCTGTCTTATCGATAGCTGCCCCTCCTACTAAGCTTTCCGTAAATTGGAAGTCGGAGGTTTTGGAGCCTAACGCTTTTTTCAAAACGGATAGGGCCACTTTCATGACCTCTGGGCCGATTCCATCCCCTGCTAATACGGCTACTTTTTTCATAGATAATATTGTTTTCCTTTTTATTTCTGTGCGTCTAGGACTGATTCAAGAATATCCAGTCCTTCATTCAAATATTGTGCTGAGATCGTAAGAGGAGGCATGATACGAATGACTGTGTCTCCAGTTGCATTTACGATCAGTCCTTTTTCCAAACAGATTTCTGCGATCGGTCTAGAAGGAATAGTTAATTCTACTCCGATATGCAGACCCTTTCCTCTGATCTCTTTGATGATCTTATTCTTTTGTTTCATCTGGTTCAAACGGCTGAACGCGATCTCTGAACAAGAGTTTACATTTGCTAGAACATCCCTAGTTTGTATGATCCGAATGGTTTCATAAGCGATTGCAGCGCCTAAATGGTTTCCACCGTAAGTGGTGCCATGGGTACCTTTAGCTAGAACATTTTGGTATTTTTCAGCAACTACCAAAGCGCCGATCGGAAATCCGGAACCGAGCCCTTTTGCAAGTGCCATTACATCCGGAGAAAATCCATAAGTCTCGAATGCGAACATAGTACCTGTTCTTCCGAAACCTGTTTGGATCTCGTCCAAAATAAGAAGTGCCTCATTTTCTAGAGTCAATTCTCTCACCAGGTTCATATATCCGTGGGAAAGCGGAATGATACCACTTTCTCCCAAGATAGGTTCCGCAATGAATGCTACCACTCTTCCTGCGAATCTTTCGAACGCTTCTACAAGTTCTTCTTCGTTGTTTGGAGCAACGAATTCTATCCCGTCCAAAAGTTTTCCAAAACCCGTATGAAGTTTTTTCTGTCCTGTTAAACTGATCCCTGAAACGGATCTTCCATGGAAACTTTTCTGTAGAGAAATGATAATCGGATCATGGATCTGCTTTTGTTCCGCATATGCTCTTGCAAGTTTAAATGCAGCTTCGATCGCTTCCGTTCCTGAATTACATAAGAATACTTTTCCCGGAAAAGTATTCAGTACGAGAAGTTCCGCTAAACGAGACGCCTCTTCCGAATAGAACCAATTGGAAGTATGCATCAATTTGTCTATTTGGTTGCGGATCGCTTCTATAATATCAGGATCGCTATGGCCCAGATTTGTAACAGCCACACCCGCTAAAAAGTCAATGTACTGCTTATTGTTTTGATCGAATAATAATTCGTTCACTCCGTAACGGAATGCTACAGGGTAACGATTGAATAAGTCTAGAAGATACTTGTCTGTAAGTTCTTTTGTAGTCTGGAAATCTGATGCAGTTTCGTTCATGATAAACCCGCCAATTGTAAAAATAAGGACTCTGTTTCTTTCAATTCTTCTAATAAACCTTCGGTGAGTTTTGGGATCTCGGCTTTGGTCTTAGGAGAAGTCCTGCTCTTGAAAGAAGAATAAATTTTGATCTTAGGCTCAGTCCCGGAGGGACGGATGGTCAGCTTTGCCTGGCCTTCTAATTCTAATTGGATCACATCGGAAGAAGGAAGACCTGAAAACGCGGATTTGGATGCGCTTCCTTTAGCGATCTTATTCTTAAAATCTAAAAATCCAGTCACCTTTCTTTTGCCGATGGATTTTCCGATCAGATCATTGTCCCTAAGGGATTGAAGCGAATCTTGGATTTTCTTTTTGCCTGCAAGTCCTTCTAATGTTAAAGACTTTAGACTTTCTTGGTACAATCCATATTTAAGATATACATCATCCATATAGGAAAGAAGGTCTTTTTTCTCGGAAAGAACTTCCATGAGTAGAAGTGCAGAAGATAAACTGTCCTTATCTCTCACGAATTCCACAGGTAAATACCCGTAGGATTCTTCTCCGCCGAATAAGAAATATTGGGTTTTACTCTTATCCAGTTTTCCCATCACTTCCGCGATAAACTTGAAACCTGTTAGAACATTCTTAAGTGAGATCTTGTTCTTCTTTGCGATCTCTGCTTGCAAGTCGGTGGTTACTACAGTTTTTACTAGAACCGGCTTTTTGCCTTTTTTAGGTTTTGATCCAACCTTCTCCGCTAAGTAAGCAGCTAAAATGGAACCGATCTGGTTTCCGTTTAGAAGAGCATATCCTCCCTTAGGATTTTTGACTCCGATGCCTAGTCTATCCGCGTCCGGGTCGGTTGCAATAAAAGCATCCGCTCCAATTTTTTCGGAAAGTTTTCTGCTCATCTCCAGAGCTTCCGGTTCTTCCGGGTTCGGGAATTTAACCGTTGGAAATTCTCCATCCGGATCTTTCTGTTCCGGAACCAAGGTCACGTTTTTATACCCGAAGTCTTGTAGTAGCTTCTTCATATATTTTCCACCGGTTCCGTGGAGAGGAGAATATACTAATTTGGTTTGGGATCTTTCTTTAGGAGTGACCTTAGAAGATACGATCCCTGACTTTTTAAGAGCTTTTAGATAAGAAGAAAAACAATCTTCTCCCGCTTTTTGGACTAACTTCTTGTATTTTGCGTCCTTGGAAGAAAGGAAAGGGATCTCATTCCAATCTTGGACCTTGTCGATCAAAGAAATGATCTTTTTATCGTCAGGAGGAGCAAGTTGCTCTCCTTTAGAAAGATATGCTTTGAATCCATTGTATTCAGGTGGGTTATGAGACGCAGTTAGTACCACACCTCCAGTTGCCTTATAATAACGGACTGCATAAGAGAGTAATGGTGTAGGAGCTACTTCCGAGAATAGGATTACCTTGATCCCGAAAGATGCAGCCACTCCTGCAGTGACTTCTGCAAATTCTCTGGACCTTCTTCTGGAATCGTATGCGATCACGAGTATCGGTTTTTTGGATTTTTGGACCAGATATCTGGAAAAACCTAGAGCAGCTTTTCCGACGGTGAACTCATTCATTCTACCTATCCCGTTACCTATCCTTCCTCTCATTCCACCTGTACCGAATTCGAGAGGTACCGTATAGGCTTCGATCTCTAGGCCGTTTGTTTCTCCCTTTTTGTATCTGTCCAGGACTGCCTTGGCTTCTTTTTGCACCTGGGGAGAAAAAGGGGCCTTGGTCCAAGATTCTATGTGGGATTCTGTGCTCATATATTTCTCTAGTTCACCCTATACTTGGAATAAAAAATCTAGTTCTTCCTGGTTCAAGACGTTTTTTCGCCGATCCTAATAGTATGGAATCTAATGAAATTTCCCGAGAACAACATAGGGAACTGGACTCTCTCAGAGCCGTTTTACGAAACATTTCCTTTCTGTTATTTTTACTTTCCGGAATTTTAACATTCGGGGCCTTTTTGAAGGAAGCTCCCGGAAAGATTGTAATCCAAGCAGTGTCAGCGGTTTTATTTTTTATACTGGGAATTTTGGGCTACGGTGCATCTCTTTCTTTCCGTAAGTCCTTGGTCTTGGAGGAGAAGGATCCGGAGCAGATCTTATTTGCCCTAAAGGACCTGAGATTTTTCCTAAGCGGCCTGGGTTGGATCTTACTCGGTCTATTTTTACTTTCCTTTTTCGGAGCTTTTGCATTGCTTCTTTCCTGAATGAGTAAACCATGCTCTGGACGTGGGTTTAAGAGAATTTTTCATAGAAGATCGTCTGGAAAAATTTAGGACGGAAGCTCCCTGCAATTTGGGAGAAAGTGGTATCCGTAATCTGGACCTAAGCACTCTTTCAGATTACCTAAATTTAGATCTGAGAGAATTGGGAAAACTTTCCTTAGCGGATTCTCCCAATTCCGGCAGAAAAGATCTAAGAGAAGAAATTTCAAAACTTTATAATAATGTTTCTCCGGATCAGGTCTTGGTTACCACAGGAACAGGAGAGGCGCTCTTCATCGCATTTAATTTACTGATACAAAAACAAGGTATTACTTCTTTATTCTGGCCCGCGTTTCAGGCATTGTACGAAGTTCCAAGATCTTTAGGCGCCAATTTGCAAAAAGTGGACCTTCTTCCAAGGCTCGAAAGTAAAGAGTTTGGTTTTGGAAAAGAGAACCTGAACAAACTATTTCAAAATTCTCCTAATCTTATTATATTCAATCATCCTCATAATCCGACAGGGATCATAGCGGAAGAGGAAGATAAGAAAGAACTACAAAGGCTCGCCGGAAATTTCTCAAATTGGATCTTGTTCGATGAACATTATAGATTTCTTTCGGAAGAAGATGATTTGGGCTGGAGCGGCATTGGGATTTGCGAAAATTCGATCTCCACAGGTTCTATCACAAAATGTTTTGGTGTGATGGGACTTAGGATCGGTTGGCTCGTAGGTCCTAAGGATTGGATCCAAAAAGCAAGGTCCATGAAGGATTATCTGACCCATACAGTTTCTCCCATCTCCGAGTTTCTGACCTTGAAACTTTTGCAAAATCGTAAGTTGCTTCAGAGTAAAATTCGAGAAAGTCTGAGGGAGAATATCCGAACCTTCGCCCATGCAAGCAAAAATAAACTCCCCGGAATCGAAAGTTTTAAAGAACCAAGAGGCGGAGTAGTCGGTTTTGCGAAATTGCACCCTGGCTTGGATTCCAGAAAATTTGCGGACCTTCTATACGAAAAAGCAGGAGTGTTTGTTTTACCTTCCGCTGATTTTGAAACGGAAGGTTATATCCGGCTAGGTTTTGGAGAAACAGAAAAAAGATTTCGTTTAGGTCTTGCACGCTGGAGCAGCTTAGGATCGGAACTGATCGCTCTTTTGAATAAATAAGCTGTCTGTCTGTCTCTTGCAAAAGTTTCCGATTCCAAAGTGAAATAGGATTTTCCTAAGAATATATGAGGGCTTTCTAATATACTTTCGAATTTAGAATTTTCTCCGGCAGGTTTCCAGCTCCATTCCAAACCTCTGATCCCTACTTTTAAATTTTCCCCTTGGATTTTCCAGTAGGTTTCTCCGGTTCGAAAAGGTAATCCTTGTCTGAGCCTTGGATCTTCCTCCTTCAATTGGTCCGGAGAGATCCAAACTCCGAGTGGATATAATAATGGTTTTTCCGGATCTATTTCTTCTTCTTTTTTGTGACCATAGACCCAAACTTCCGTTCTATACACTCTGTTTGGACTGGGATAAGTATCCTCGTATAAATTTCCCAACTGGTGGGATAGAACTCTCATGGAATGGATGCGTACCTTCCATTTTCCCGGTTCTCCCACTGGAAGAACTGATTCAGGTAAACAATCCTGGAACAGATCGGAAGGAACAGAGGTCTCCCAAATTACGAATGGAGAAAGTGTAAGAGTGCTTGTTTGTGGGAACCAAACTTCCCAGAAATAAGGCTGCTTACGCAGGTGGAAATTTTCGGATTTGCGGACCTTCTTCTTTGGCTCCTCTTGGAATAAATTTTCTCCGGGATGGAACGCTCTAAAACTTGGTTCCGATTCTTGGATTTTGGATTTCCAAGGTAGAAAAAAGAATAAGGACCAAAGGGAAACCTTATGTTTTCGGACCTTATGGAATTTTCTTTTTGCGTTTGGATAAATACTTTCTGTTTCGGTTTCCGAAAAGGAGAAGGGCGGCAGGTTCTCGGACCAGTCTTCGGTCGTTCCAGATTCCTTTCCGTTTAAATTGCGAAAATCCACAGTATGGGACTCTGCCGTAACGTAAGGATCCAGCCTTTTTCGGAGTCTGATCTTTCCCGCATCCCATTTGACGGAAAGGTGAAAAAAGGAGGATCGGACAAGTGCGAAAATTTTTTCTTTTAAACTTCTTAGTCCGATCATTCTTGGAGATAGGTTAGTAGATAGAGTTGGGAAAGGCAAGCCTAACTTCCCCTAAAAAAAGGAAAGAAATATGGGAAGAACGTCCTTAGAACATGAAGAGTTTTTAAAATCCATAGATGCGTTCCATCTAAGGGTGCTCGCAGAAATTGATTATCCTCAATCCCTTTTTAGAGAAGGAAAGATCCAGGATACAATTTGTTTATTCGGCTCTGCTCGGATCTTAAGTCCGGAAGAATGTAGAGAAAAAGAAACAAAGGATCTCTCCGAATCGGAGAGGAAATTATTCCAAAAACAAAAAGAGATGTCCGTTTATTATGAGGCCGCTCGTAAAACCGCAAGTCTCATCACTACATGGGGAAAAGAAATTTCAAAAGATACCAGAAGAATGGCTGTCTGCACAGGCGGCGGCCCTGGGATTATGGAAGCAGCCAACCGTGGAGCCAAGGAGGCAGGCGGCCCAAGTCTCGGTTTGAATATCAGACTTCCTTTCGAACAATTCGTAAATCCTTATGTGGATCCTGAGATCAGCGTAGAGTTTCATTATTTTTTCATGAGAAAACTTTGGTTTCTAAGGTTGTCCATGGGAGTTGTAGCTTTTCCGGGAGGTTTCGGAACTGTGGATGAGTTATTCGAAACTTTGACTCTGATCCAAACTGGTCGCAATAATCGTAAAATTCCAGTGATCCTTTACGGGACCAAGTTCTGGAAGGATATATTCCAATTGGAAACTATGAAAGAATATGGACTCATTGATCCAGAAGACCTGAATCTAATGACCTATTGTGATACTCCTGAAGATGTTCTGGAGACATTAAAGAAGAAGGTCCCGCTGGATTCGGAGTAATTCTCAAGATGGCACAAAATTTGGAATAAGTTTCAAAATGGTACAAAATCTTTTTGGATTCCTTGACAGACCCTGCTTATAGAAAATTATGGTCGCGTATGGCCAGAAAATGTGTTGTGACAGGGAAAGGAACGATATCCGGAAACAATGTTTCCCACTCTCACCTTAAAACCCGTAGAACCTGGAAAATCAACCTAATCAAAAAACGTATCTTCTTAGAAGATGAGAATCGTTGGGTAACCGTTCGTATCTCTACCCGCGCTTTAAGAACCCTTAAAAAGAAAGGGATCAAAGCTGCGATCAAAGATAACGGCGAATCACTAAAAGCACTTGCGCCCAAAAAGTACGTCGGAATCCAAAAAAAGGCAATCTAGTCCTTCTTTTTCCGCGACCCCTGAATATGTTTCCCGGATTTACTTCCTACTCAGGAAGGAATTCGGGGACGTAAATTCTCCTCTCCAATATTCCAAAGACTACGAATTTGCGATCTCGGTAATTCTTTCCGCTCAGTGTACTGACGAAAGGGTAAACCAGGTAAGCCCTGTTCTTTTCAAAGAGTTTCCTACATTGGAATCTCTCGCTTCTGCTCCTTTAAAGAAGATAGAAAAGATCATTTATTCCACAGGTTTTTATAAGAATAAGGCAAAGTCGGTTTCCGGTTTTGCGAACCTTCTACTAAATGAATACGACGGCAAATTGCCAAAGAGTATCAAGGAATTGATCAAACTTCCGGGTATAGGAAGAAAAACAGCAAACGTAGTATTAAATGAGATCCATCATATTTCGGAAGGATTCGTGGTGGACACTCACGTAAAAAGGATCTCTAAAAAGTTAGGACTTACCAAACAAACGGATCCTGTAAAAGTGGAGAAGGATCTAATGCAAAATATTCAACCGGAATACTGGATGGATCTGTCCTTGTATTTTATATTTTTAGGAAGAAAATACTGTAAGGCGCATAAGACATTCTGTGAGACTTGTATACTCAGAAAGGAATGCCCTTCTTCCACGGCGAAACAAGATTAGAGAGGCCAAAAATGAGCGTAGAAGTTTTTTTAGATGAAAAGATCCAAGGAATGGAATTAAGCACTCAACATATAGTCATGTCCAGGGATTTAAACCAACATGGCTTTCTTTTCGGGGGACAAATGCTTGCTTGGATCGACGAAGGTTGTGCTATGTTCGTCATCGAAAAAATCGGATATTCTAATCTTGTCACTGTGACTATGGATAATGTGATCTTTAAAAGCCCGGGTTTACTAGGAGAGATCATACAAATTTTTTCTAAAATAGAAAAAGTAGGAAAAAGTTCCATCACCATCCGAAGCGCGGCCATCGCAAAAAATCAGATGAAAAAAGAAATAAGGGAGATCATAGATTGTAGGGTGACTTACGTCTGTTTGGACGATTCCGGAAAACCTTTCCCTTATTTCAGTCAATTCGATCCGGAAGAATTCCTAAAAAGATAAAATGGCCGTTCAACTCCCTGTCTCTCCCGAAAAAGCAAACCTTCTTCTTTCCAGAATGAAGAAGTTGGGAATCCAAGAATCCGACCTGGAAGAAACTTTTGTAAGAAGCGGAGGCAAGGGCGGGCAGAATGTGAACAAGGTTTCGACTGCCGTTCGACTTCTATATAAAAAGACAGGCCTCGAAATTAAATGTTCCATTCATCGCACCCAAGGTTTAAACAGATATAAGGCGAGAGTTCTTTTATGCGAGAAGTTAGAGGCGGAAATTTTAGAGGCTTCTAAAATAGAAGATCCTAAACTTACAAAGATCAGAAAGGCCAAGGCGGATAAGGCGAGAAAAGCCAAAAGAAAGGCCGCTTCCAAAACTTTGGCAGGTCTAAAAAGAAAAGCACCTCCCGCGGATTGGGATGAAGAATAGTCACCATGCCGGATATAGTCAATCATACACTGATTGTAGAAAAACTCAAAAACCTTACGGGTTCTCCCGGATGTTATCTTTGGAAGAATTCGGAAGGAGAGGTGATCTATGTAGGCAAGGCCAAAAATCTAGATAAGAGGATCCGCAACTATTTAAAAGAAAAACAAACCGATCTTAAAACCAGATACTTACAGAGAGAAATTTTCGATCTGGATTGGTTTGCCACTTCCACCGAAAAAGAAGCTTTAATTTTAGAAGCTACACTCATTAAAAAACACAATCCTAGATACAATGTTCGTTTAAAGGATGATAAAAAATATCCGTACATATGCGTTTCACTTTCTGAACCTTATCCTATGGTGTTTATCACGCGTAAAATAAAAGATAATGGAGATAGATACTTCGGTCCTTTTACGGATGTAAGGACCACTCGGGAAATTTTAGATGTGATACTTCGGATTTTTCCAATTCGAAAAGTTAGACAAAAGCTTCCGCTTCCTAAACCTAAACGACCTTGTTTGAATTTTCAGATGGGAAGATGTTTAGGGCCCTGCCAAGGAACGGTCCCTAAAGAGGAATATGCAGTAATTGTAAACCAGATCATCCAATTTTTAGAGGGTAAAAAAGAGATCCTAGCGAACGAACTCACCAAACGAATGGATGAATATTCCGGAAAAATGGAATTTGAGATCGCAGCTCGTTATCGGGATATGTTAGGAAGACTTCAGATCTTTAGACAAAAACAAACCGTAGTGAGTATGGACGGCGGGGATGAGGATGTGATCGCATTCGCCCGCAAAGAAGACGAGGGACAAGTAGTTCTAATGGAAGTGAGAGGCGGACTGTTGGATAATAAAAAGTCTTTTCCTCTGCAAGGTGTGCAGAATTCAACGGAAGAGGAAATATTGTCCTCCTTCTTCCGAGATTATTATATGGGAGCGGGAATGATCCCTGCAAGTATAGTAGTTCCTTTCGGTTTAAAAGAAGAAGGGGAAACCGTGCTCGATTTCCTGCAAGAGAAGACCGGATTTAGACCTAAATTAAGATTTCCTAAAGCAGGGGAGAAAAAATCCCTCTTAAAGATCGCGGAAAAAAACGCGGAACTTGGACTGACTGAGAGACTTCTCGCCACTCATTATAAGGACCAAACAGTGGCTCTTAAAGAGATCCAAGAGATGTTCCAGTTAAAAGAGCCTCCTCATATCATGGAATGTTATGATATTTCCCATTTCCAAGGATCATTCCCGGTTGCGAGCGGAGTGATGTTCGTAGAAGGAAAACCTTTCAAACAAGGATATCGAAAGTATAATATTCGAGGTTATGAAGGTATTAATGATCCGGGAATGATGCATGAAGTGATTTCCAGAAGATTGCAAAGGATCATCAATGAAGATGGAGTGATGCCTGATCTGATCGTAATTGATGGAGGTCCTACACAGCTTGGAAAGGCATGCGAGGCTGCTGTGGAGGCAGGCGCTGCAAATCTTCCTATGGTGGGGCTTGCTAAAAAAAGAGAAGAGATCTATTTTCCCGGAGAAAATTCTCCTTATAGTTTTGATATG
It includes:
- a CDS encoding aminotransferase class I/II-fold pyridoxal phosphate-dependent enzyme, with protein sequence MGLREFFIEDRLEKFRTEAPCNLGESGIRNLDLSTLSDYLNLDLRELGKLSLADSPNSGRKDLREEISKLYNNVSPDQVLVTTGTGEALFIAFNLLIQKQGITSLFWPAFQALYEVPRSLGANLQKVDLLPRLESKEFGFGKENLNKLFQNSPNLIIFNHPHNPTGIIAEEEDKKELQRLAGNFSNWILFDEHYRFLSEEDDLGWSGIGICENSISTGSITKCFGVMGLRIGWLVGPKDWIQKARSMKDYLTHTVSPISEFLTLKLLQNRKLLQSKIRESLRENIRTFAHASKNKLPGIESFKEPRGGVVGFAKLHPGLDSRKFADLLYEKAGVFVLPSADFETEGYIRLGFGETEKRFRLGLARWSSLGSELIALLNK
- a CDS encoding endonuclease III domain-containing protein, with protein sequence MRPKSTSESKKRQSSPSFSATPEYVSRIYFLLRKEFGDVNSPLQYSKDYEFAISVILSAQCTDERVNQVSPVLFKEFPTLESLASAPLKKIEKIIYSTGFYKNKAKSVSGFANLLLNEYDGKLPKSIKELIKLPGIGRKTANVVLNEIHHISEGFVVDTHVKRISKKLGLTKQTDPVKVEKDLMQNIQPEYWMDLSLYFIFLGRKYCKAHKTFCETCILRKECPSSTAKQD
- a CDS encoding aspartate aminotransferase family protein — encoded protein: MNETASDFQTTKELTDKYLLDLFNRYPVAFRYGVNELLFDQNNKQYIDFLAGVAVTNLGHSDPDIIEAIRNQIDKLMHTSNWFYSEEASRLAELLVLNTFPGKVFLCNSGTEAIEAAFKLARAYAEQKQIHDPIIISLQKSFHGRSVSGISLTGQKKLHTGFGKLLDGIEFVAPNNEEELVEAFERFAGRVVAFIAEPILGESGIIPLSHGYMNLVRELTLENEALLILDEIQTGFGRTGTMFAFETYGFSPDVMALAKGLGSGFPIGALVVAEKYQNVLAKGTHGTTYGGNHLGAAIAYETIRIIQTRDVLANVNSCSEIAFSRLNQMKQKNKIIKEIRGKGLHIGVELTIPSRPIAEICLEKGLIVNATGDTVIRIMPPLTISAQYLNEGLDILESVLDAQK
- the uvrC gene encoding excinuclease ABC subunit UvrC, yielding MPDIVNHTLIVEKLKNLTGSPGCYLWKNSEGEVIYVGKAKNLDKRIRNYLKEKQTDLKTRYLQREIFDLDWFATSTEKEALILEATLIKKHNPRYNVRLKDDKKYPYICVSLSEPYPMVFITRKIKDNGDRYFGPFTDVRTTREILDVILRIFPIRKVRQKLPLPKPKRPCLNFQMGRCLGPCQGTVPKEEYAVIVNQIIQFLEGKKEILANELTKRMDEYSGKMEFEIAARYRDMLGRLQIFRQKQTVVSMDGGDEDVIAFARKEDEGQVVLMEVRGGLLDNKKSFPLQGVQNSTEEEILSSFFRDYYMGAGMIPASIVVPFGLKEEGETVLDFLQEKTGFRPKLRFPKAGEKKSLLKIAEKNAELGLTERLLATHYKDQTVALKEIQEMFQLKEPPHIMECYDISHFQGSFPVASGVMFVEGKPFKQGYRKYNIRGYEGINDPGMMHEVISRRLQRIINEDGVMPDLIVIDGGPTQLGKACEAAVEAGAANLPMVGLAKKREEIYFPGENSPYSFDMNSPGMRLLRHLRDEAHRFGVEHHRSRRNREALTGLIREVPDIGLKRSKLLLQSFSGQKKIEDANIAELMKVPGIGEALAEKIYNYFHSTANPAGPGGIVIPENSSTNS
- a CDS encoding acyl-CoA thioesterase yields the protein MSVEVFLDEKIQGMELSTQHIVMSRDLNQHGFLFGGQMLAWIDEGCAMFVIEKIGYSNLVTVTMDNVIFKSPGLLGEIIQIFSKIEKVGKSSITIRSAAIAKNQMKKEIREIIDCRVTYVCLDDSGKPFPYFSQFDPEEFLKR
- a CDS encoding LOG family protein, encoding MGRTSLEHEEFLKSIDAFHLRVLAEIDYPQSLFREGKIQDTICLFGSARILSPEECREKETKDLSESERKLFQKQKEMSVYYEAARKTASLITTWGKEISKDTRRMAVCTGGGPGIMEAANRGAKEAGGPSLGLNIRLPFEQFVNPYVDPEISVEFHYFFMRKLWFLRLSMGVVAFPGGFGTVDELFETLTLIQTGRNNRKIPVILYGTKFWKDIFQLETMKEYGLIDPEDLNLMTYCDTPEDVLETLKKKVPLDSE
- the rpmB gene encoding 50S ribosomal protein L28, with the protein product MARKCVVTGKGTISGNNVSHSHLKTRRTWKINLIKKRIFLEDENRWVTVRISTRALRTLKKKGIKAAIKDNGESLKALAPKKYVGIQKKAI
- a CDS encoding peptide chain release factor family protein translates to MAVQLPVSPEKANLLLSRMKKLGIQESDLEETFVRSGGKGGQNVNKVSTAVRLLYKKTGLEIKCSIHRTQGLNRYKARVLLCEKLEAEILEASKIEDPKLTKIRKAKADKARKAKRKAASKTLAGLKRKAPPADWDEE
- a CDS encoding phospho-sugar mutase, translated to MSTESHIESWTKAPFSPQVQKEAKAVLDRYKKGETNGLEIEAYTVPLEFGTGGMRGRIGNGIGRMNEFTVGKAALGFSRYLVQKSKKPILVIAYDSRRRSREFAEVTAGVAASFGIKVILFSEVAPTPLLSYAVRYYKATGGVVLTASHNPPEYNGFKAYLSKGEQLAPPDDKKIISLIDKVQDWNEIPFLSSKDAKYKKLVQKAGEDCFSSYLKALKKSGIVSSKVTPKERSQTKLVYSPLHGTGGKYMKKLLQDFGYKNVTLVPEQKDPDGEFPTVKFPNPEEPEALEMSRKLSEKIGADAFIATDPDADRLGIGVKNPKGGYALLNGNQIGSILAAYLAEKVGSKPKKGKKPVLVKTVVTTDLQAEIAKKNKISLKNVLTGFKFIAEVMGKLDKSKTQYFLFGGEESYGYLPVEFVRDKDSLSSALLLMEVLSEKKDLLSYMDDVYLKYGLYQESLKSLTLEGLAGKKKIQDSLQSLRDNDLIGKSIGKRKVTGFLDFKNKIAKGSASKSAFSGLPSSDVIQLELEGQAKLTIRPSGTEPKIKIYSSFKSRTSPKTKAEIPKLTEGLLEELKETESLFLQLAGLS